The following proteins are co-located in the Thermus thermophilus HB8 genome:
- a CDS encoding class I SAM-dependent methyltransferase, whose protein sequence is MDPFASLAEAYEAWYGTPLGAYVIAEEERALKGLLPPGESLLEVGAGTGYWLRRLPYPQKVGVEPSEAMLAVGRRRAPEATWVRAWGEALPFPGESFDVVLLFTTLEFVEDVERVLLEARRVLRPGGALVVGVLEALSPWAALYRRLGEKGVLPWAQARFLAREDLKALLGPPEAEGEAVFLAPEAHPPYEEADLAGRRAGNRPALYLGRWR, encoded by the coding sequence CCCCCTTGGGGGCCTACGTCATCGCCGAGGAGGAGAGGGCCCTGAAGGGGCTCCTTCCCCCCGGGGAAAGCCTCCTCGAGGTGGGCGCGGGGACCGGGTACTGGCTTAGGCGCCTTCCCTATCCCCAAAAGGTGGGGGTGGAGCCTTCCGAGGCCATGCTCGCCGTGGGGAGGAGGCGGGCGCCCGAGGCCACCTGGGTGCGGGCTTGGGGCGAGGCCCTGCCCTTCCCCGGGGAAAGCTTTGACGTGGTCCTCCTCTTCACCACCCTGGAGTTCGTGGAGGACGTGGAGCGGGTCCTCCTCGAGGCCCGGCGCGTCCTCCGTCCGGGCGGGGCCCTTGTGGTGGGGGTCCTCGAGGCCCTCTCCCCCTGGGCCGCCCTCTACCGGAGGCTTGGGGAAAAGGGCGTCCTCCCCTGGGCCCAGGCCCGCTTCCTCGCCCGGGAGGACCTGAAGGCCCTCTTGGGGCCTCCTGAGGCGGAAGGGGAAGCGGTGTTTCTCGCCCCCGAGGCCCATCCCCCCTACGAGGAGGCGGACCTTGCGGGAAGGCGCGCGGGGAACCGCCCCGCCCTATACTTGGGGAGATGGCGGTGA
- a CDS encoding methyltransferase domain-containing protein gives MAVKALFALYPLLQGDYRAVEKALLALEESGASYRVFPTHSEVSGKEEEVFLTLQRAFQKAAEEGALVMWALLTNACEAGDPFRKEERLRRFPPGEIARKALEGLKAKSVLDIGTGTGVFAEAFAALGLFVVGLDPRADRLEVARAKVKGARFVEGRAEALPFPDGSFDLAFFGLALHHLDPVPALREASRVARRVAVLEWPYREEEVGPPLGRRFSLEALEGLFREALGSPPRFLVAEGYVLALWDKG, from the coding sequence ATGGCGGTGAAGGCCCTCTTCGCCCTTTACCCCCTCCTCCAGGGGGACTACAGGGCGGTGGAGAAAGCCCTCCTGGCCCTGGAGGAAAGCGGGGCGAGCTACCGCGTCTTCCCCACCCACTCGGAGGTTTCCGGAAAGGAGGAGGAGGTCTTCCTCACCCTGCAAAGGGCCTTCCAGAAGGCGGCGGAGGAGGGGGCCTTGGTGATGTGGGCCCTCCTTACCAACGCCTGCGAGGCAGGGGACCCCTTCCGCAAGGAGGAAAGGCTTAGGCGCTTTCCTCCGGGGGAGATCGCTAGGAAGGCCCTGGAGGGCCTAAAGGCGAAAAGCGTCTTGGACATCGGCACCGGCACCGGGGTCTTCGCCGAGGCCTTCGCCGCCTTGGGCCTCTTCGTCGTGGGCCTGGACCCCAGGGCGGACCGCCTGGAGGTGGCCCGGGCCAAGGTGAAGGGGGCCCGGTTCGTGGAGGGGCGGGCCGAGGCCCTGCCCTTCCCCGACGGGAGCTTTGACCTCGCCTTCTTCGGCCTCGCCCTCCACCACCTGGACCCCGTTCCCGCCCTCCGGGAGGCCTCCCGGGTGGCCCGGCGCGTGGCCGTCTTGGAGTGGCCTTACCGGGAGGAGGAGGTGGGGCCGCCCCTGGGGCGGAGGTTCTCCTTGGAGGCCCTGGAAGGCCTCTTCCGGGAGGCTTTGGGAAGCCCGCCCCGCTTCTTGGTGGCGGAAGGCTACGTCCTCGCCCTTTGGGACAAGGGATAG
- the lnt gene encoding apolipoprotein N-acyltransferase, producing the protein MKALALGLLLALTLPPFPLGFLAPFVLAFLLKGGFREGFWAGLGFWGLHLVWLPQSFAQNFGPWGAVPFLPLVLVKALSFGLLFALTPNAPMRLGGWVLLEWLTEQGELAFPWGFLGYALVEAPGRILAAWGGVYLLSLLVLLVAYGLRARRPWVLLLWALLWLLPLPEAHPEGKALLVQGNINPLRKFQGELDEAVYLRLTEAGLRAHPEADLVVWPETAVWRIPQEAEALLQGRPLLTGLNLLGPNRAVLYREGKLLGHYDKTRLVPFGERFPFREALGGVYAFFFRAMGLGDLQDRTPGEKVAPIGPYGVLICYESVFPSVARGLAREGARVLVLLTNDAWFGPSFGGRQHFALGRLRAVETGRWLLRAGNDGITASVDPFGRVVAEIPPHQEGFLLAPYALRTGLTPYARFGDWAVGLALTIFLLGLILRVRPPGWRNR; encoded by the coding sequence GTGAAGGCCTTGGCCTTGGGCCTCCTCCTCGCCCTCACCCTCCCCCCCTTTCCCCTGGGCTTCCTCGCCCCCTTCGTCCTCGCCTTCCTCCTCAAGGGGGGCTTCCGGGAAGGGTTCTGGGCGGGCCTGGGGTTTTGGGGGCTCCACCTGGTCTGGCTCCCGCAAAGCTTCGCCCAGAACTTCGGCCCCTGGGGGGCGGTGCCCTTTCTGCCCCTCGTCCTCGTCAAGGCCCTCTCCTTCGGCCTCCTCTTCGCCCTCACCCCCAACGCCCCCATGCGCCTCGGGGGGTGGGTTCTCCTGGAGTGGCTCACGGAGCAAGGAGAACTCGCCTTCCCCTGGGGGTTTCTGGGCTACGCCCTGGTGGAGGCCCCGGGCCGCATCCTCGCCGCCTGGGGCGGGGTCTACCTCCTCTCCCTCCTCGTCCTCCTCGTGGCCTATGGCCTTCGGGCGAGGCGGCCTTGGGTCCTCCTCCTTTGGGCCCTCCTCTGGCTCCTTCCCCTCCCCGAGGCGCACCCCGAGGGCAAGGCCCTTTTGGTCCAGGGGAACATCAACCCCTTAAGGAAGTTCCAGGGGGAGCTGGACGAGGCGGTCTACCTGAGGCTCACCGAGGCGGGGCTTCGGGCCCACCCCGAGGCGGACCTCGTGGTCTGGCCCGAGACCGCGGTCTGGCGGATCCCCCAGGAGGCGGAGGCCCTCCTCCAAGGCCGCCCCCTCCTCACCGGCCTCAACCTCCTCGGCCCCAACCGGGCGGTGCTCTACCGGGAGGGCAAGCTCCTCGGCCACTACGACAAGACCCGCCTCGTCCCCTTCGGGGAGCGCTTTCCCTTCCGGGAGGCCCTGGGAGGGGTCTACGCCTTCTTCTTCCGGGCCATGGGGCTTGGGGACCTCCAAGACCGCACCCCTGGCGAGAAGGTGGCCCCCATCGGGCCCTACGGCGTCCTCATCTGCTACGAGTCCGTCTTTCCCTCCGTGGCCCGGGGCCTGGCGCGGGAAGGGGCCAGGGTCCTCGTCCTCCTCACCAACGACGCCTGGTTCGGCCCCTCCTTCGGGGGCAGGCAACACTTCGCCCTGGGACGCCTAAGGGCGGTGGAGACGGGGCGGTGGCTCCTCAGGGCCGGGAACGACGGGATCACCGCAAGCGTTGACCCCTTCGGCCGGGTGGTGGCGGAAATCCCCCCGCACCAAGAGGGCTTCCTCCTCGCCCCTTACGCCCTAAGGACGGGCCTCACCCCTTACGCCCGCTTCGGGGACTGGGCGGTGGGCCTGGCGTTGACCATCTTCCTCCTTGGCCTTATCCTTAGGGTGCGTCCGCCGGGGTGGCGGAACCGGTAG
- a CDS encoding metallophosphoesterase family protein, with amino-acid sequence MRLGVLSDLHANLPALEAALEALRAEGVDEVLVLGDLVGYGPHPRQVIHRIWEEGLAAIAGAWDLRVAYPLPGPLPEGVGKATLEWTRAQLGEKELAYLRSLRLSHRKSYGGMRLVAFHGKPGDPEGRVDLLGPARDLAFFLERYGAEALLLGGSHLPLARRVGRGLVADPGSVGLSLTGEHGADAMVLDTETLGARFLKVPYDLGPLLFDLRAWGLPPVLEQVYRFGRFPKKG; translated from the coding sequence ATGCGCCTTGGGGTCCTCTCGGACCTTCACGCCAACCTCCCCGCCCTCGAGGCCGCCCTGGAGGCCCTACGGGCCGAGGGGGTGGACGAGGTTCTGGTCCTCGGGGACCTGGTGGGCTACGGGCCCCACCCCAGGCAGGTGATCCACCGGATCTGGGAGGAAGGGCTTGCCGCCATCGCCGGGGCCTGGGACCTAAGGGTGGCCTACCCCCTCCCCGGGCCCCTGCCCGAGGGGGTGGGCAAGGCCACCCTGGAGTGGACCCGGGCGCAGCTCGGGGAGAAGGAGCTCGCCTACCTCCGCAGCCTCAGGCTTTCCCACCGCAAGTCCTACGGGGGGATGCGCCTCGTGGCCTTCCACGGGAAGCCGGGGGACCCCGAGGGGCGGGTGGACCTTCTGGGCCCCGCGCGGGACCTCGCTTTCTTTCTGGAGCGGTACGGGGCCGAGGCCTTGCTCCTCGGGGGAAGCCACCTTCCCCTGGCGCGGCGGGTGGGGAGGGGGCTTGTCGCCGACCCGGGGAGCGTGGGCCTAAGCCTCACCGGGGAGCACGGGGCGGACGCCATGGTGCTGGACACAGAGACCCTCGGGGCCCGCTTCCTCAAAGTGCCCTACGACCTAGGCCCCCTGCTCTTTGACCTCAGGGCCTGGGGCCTCCCTCCCGTCCTGGAGCAGGTGTACCGCTTCGGGCGCTTCCCCAAGAAGGGCTAG
- the queG gene encoding tRNA epoxyqueuosine(34) reductase QueG — MVKDLLEERARELGLLFAWAPLDLPQEAEARHRAWLEAGRHGGMAYLEAPERFHPRKRFPWAKSALLLFAPYAYPDPGTPPGGLRVGRVARYAWTRDYHLVLGEALKALEETARGLGLKAKGYVDHGPLPERTLAALSGAGWIGKSGYFLSQAFGVHAFIGVLLTPLEVEAAPLHPSRCGRCARCLSACPTEALLGDGTLDARACVSYLTIEHKGPIPPSLWPGIGDWLFGCDLCGEACPWERFGKVWKALRPEPELAHPDLLDFFRLSGRAFGRKYAGTAFLRAGRARMARNALIVLFNLGLGEALFLEATRDPNPLVRRTALRALHLMGKPLDPFLQDPGLREEALALLGEAPEAVHLLQDGREAPGPEVKEQGA, encoded by the coding sequence GTGGTGAAGGACCTCCTGGAGGAACGGGCGCGGGAGCTCGGCCTCCTCTTCGCCTGGGCCCCCCTGGACCTGCCCCAAGAGGCCGAGGCCCGCCACCGGGCGTGGCTGGAAGCGGGCCGCCACGGGGGGATGGCCTACCTCGAGGCCCCGGAGCGCTTCCACCCGAGAAAGCGCTTCCCCTGGGCAAAAAGCGCCCTCCTCCTCTTCGCCCCCTACGCCTACCCCGACCCCGGGACCCCCCCTGGGGGCCTCCGGGTGGGCCGGGTCGCCCGCTACGCTTGGACGCGGGACTACCACCTGGTCCTGGGGGAGGCGCTGAAGGCCCTGGAGGAGACGGCGCGGGGCCTGGGCCTAAAGGCCAAGGGCTACGTGGACCACGGGCCCCTGCCCGAGCGCACCCTCGCCGCCCTCTCCGGGGCGGGCTGGATCGGGAAAAGCGGCTACTTCCTCTCCCAAGCCTTCGGGGTCCACGCCTTTATCGGCGTCCTCCTCACCCCCCTGGAGGTGGAGGCCGCCCCCCTCCACCCTAGCCGCTGCGGCCGCTGCGCCCGCTGCCTTTCCGCCTGCCCCACGGAAGCCCTCCTCGGGGACGGCACCCTGGACGCCCGTGCCTGCGTGAGCTACCTCACCATTGAGCACAAGGGCCCCATCCCCCCCTCCCTCTGGCCGGGAATCGGGGACTGGCTTTTCGGCTGCGACCTCTGCGGGGAAGCCTGCCCCTGGGAGAGGTTCGGCAAGGTCTGGAAGGCCTTAAGGCCCGAGCCCGAGCTCGCCCACCCGGACCTCCTGGACTTCTTCCGCCTCTCGGGGCGGGCCTTCGGGAGGAAGTACGCGGGCACCGCCTTCCTCCGGGCGGGAAGGGCCCGCATGGCCCGGAACGCCCTCATCGTCCTCTTCAACCTGGGCCTGGGGGAGGCCCTCTTCCTGGAGGCGACCCGGGACCCGAACCCCCTGGTGCGGCGCACCGCCCTAAGGGCCCTCCACCTCATGGGAAAGCCCCTGGACCCCTTCCTCCAGGACCCCGGGCTCCGCGAGGAGGCCCTAGCCCTTCTTGGGGAAGCGCCCGAAGCGGTACACCTGCTCCAGGACGGGAGGGAGGCCCCAGGCCCTGAGGTCAAAGAGCAGGGGGCCTAG
- a CDS encoding type II toxin-antitoxin system VapC family toxin, whose product MGRRYLLDTHVLIWALTEPERLSPRVRALLEDPDTPLLVSSASAWEMATKHRLGKLSGAEAVLEGLEGHLSRLGAEELPIRLAHALLAGRLPGEQRDPFDRILAAQSLVEGLVLLTTDRAFPSFGVETLW is encoded by the coding sequence GTGGGAAGGCGCTACCTCCTAGACACCCACGTCCTCATCTGGGCCCTCACGGAACCCGAGCGGCTGAGCCCTAGGGTCCGGGCGCTTTTGGAGGACCCCGACACCCCTCTTCTCGTCTCCTCAGCCAGCGCCTGGGAGATGGCCACCAAGCACCGCCTAGGGAAGCTTTCCGGCGCCGAGGCGGTCTTGGAGGGCCTGGAAGGCCACCTCTCCCGTCTGGGGGCCGAGGAGCTTCCCATAAGGCTTGCCCACGCCCTCCTGGCGGGAAGGCTTCCCGGGGAGCAGCGGGACCCCTTTGACCGCATCCTGGCCGCCCAGAGCCTGGTGGAAGGCCTCGTCCTCCTCACCACCGACCGCGCCTTCCCCAGTTTCGGCGTGGAGACCCTGTGGTGA
- a CDS encoding type II toxin-antitoxin system Phd/YefM family antitoxin codes for MKAFTVHQAKTHLSRLLKAVEEGEEVVILRGKTPVARLVPYRKGKRPLGFVPGKLPESFFEPLPEEELALWEGATS; via the coding sequence GTGAAGGCCTTCACCGTGCACCAGGCCAAGACCCACCTCTCCCGCCTCCTAAAAGCCGTGGAGGAGGGGGAAGAGGTGGTGATCCTGAGGGGCAAAACCCCCGTGGCCAGGCTCGTCCCCTACCGCAAGGGGAAGCGCCCCCTGGGGTTTGTCCCGGGGAAGCTCCCTGAGAGCTTCTTTGAACCCCTTCCCGAGGAGGAGCTCGCCCTGTGGGAAGGCGCTACCTCCTAG
- a CDS encoding homoserine dehydrogenase, with protein sequence MEALKIALLGGGTVGSAFYNLVLERAEELSAFGVVPRFLGVLVRDPRKPRAIPQELLRAEPFDLLEADLVVEAMGGVEAPLRLVLPALEAGIPLITANKALLAEAWESLRPFAEEGLIYHEASVMAGTPALSFLETLRGSELLELHGILNGTTLYILQEMEKGRTYAEALLEAQRLGYAEADPTLDVEGIDAAHKLTLLARLLVDPGFPFAEVEAQGIARLTPEVLQKAEARGERVRLVASLFGEGGRWRAAVAPRRLPQDHPLARARGNALWVRARPLGEAFVTGPGAGGGATASGLFADLLRFLSGAPGHLPAPRARPPLEEGSPWPGVE encoded by the coding sequence ATGGAGGCCTTAAAGATCGCCCTCTTGGGGGGCGGCACCGTGGGGAGCGCCTTCTACAACCTCGTGTTGGAGCGGGCGGAGGAGCTTTCCGCCTTCGGGGTCGTCCCCCGTTTCCTCGGCGTCTTGGTGCGGGACCCGAGGAAGCCCAGGGCCATCCCCCAGGAACTTCTTCGCGCCGAGCCCTTTGACCTCCTGGAGGCCGACCTGGTGGTGGAGGCCATGGGGGGGGTGGAGGCCCCCCTTAGGCTCGTCCTCCCCGCCCTCGAGGCCGGCATCCCCCTCATCACCGCCAACAAGGCCCTCCTCGCCGAGGCCTGGGAGTCCTTAAGGCCCTTCGCCGAGGAGGGGCTCATCTACCACGAGGCGAGCGTCATGGCGGGCACCCCCGCCCTCTCCTTCCTGGAGACCCTGAGGGGAAGCGAGCTTCTGGAGCTCCACGGCATCCTGAACGGCACCACCCTCTACATCCTCCAGGAGATGGAGAAGGGCCGGACCTACGCCGAGGCGCTTCTTGAGGCCCAGCGCCTGGGCTACGCCGAGGCCGACCCCACCTTGGACGTGGAGGGGATAGACGCCGCCCACAAGCTCACCCTCCTCGCCCGGCTCCTCGTGGACCCCGGCTTCCCCTTCGCCGAGGTGGAGGCCCAAGGCATCGCCCGCCTCACCCCAGAGGTCCTGCAAAAGGCCGAGGCCCGGGGGGAGCGGGTGCGCCTCGTGGCGAGCCTCTTCGGGGAAGGGGGGAGGTGGCGGGCGGCGGTGGCCCCAAGGCGCCTTCCCCAGGACCACCCCTTGGCGAGGGCCCGGGGAAACGCCCTCTGGGTCCGGGCCAGGCCTTTGGGGGAGGCCTTCGTCACGGGGCCTGGGGCGGGGGGCGGGGCCACGGCGAGCGGGCTTTTCGCCGACCTCCTCCGCTTCCTCTCCGGGGCCCCGGGGCACCTCCCTGCCCCCCGGGCGAGGCCCCCTTTGGAGGAGGGAAGCCCCTGGCCGGGGGTAGAATGA
- a CDS encoding Uma2 family endonuclease has protein sequence MPLLDLLRPVSDEELRVLSERNPGWQFERLADGRLIVSPTGGESGRIRAAVLGPLYRWNEARGLGVVFDASTGFKLPDGSVLAPDAAFLLGKRWQALSQEAREGFPPLAPDAVFEVRSRSQGLEELREKAAWYLANGVRLVVLLDPYLHRVEVFRPGGVEGHQGPERVPLDPGLPGFALETRGLFLP, from the coding sequence GTGCCCCTTCTGGACCTTCTGCGCCCCGTGAGCGATGAGGAGCTCCGCGTCCTTTCCGAGAGAAACCCGGGCTGGCAGTTTGAGCGCTTGGCCGACGGGAGGCTCATCGTGTCCCCCACGGGCGGGGAAAGCGGGCGGATCCGCGCCGCCGTCCTAGGACCGCTTTACCGGTGGAACGAGGCGCGGGGCCTGGGGGTGGTCTTTGACGCCTCCACAGGGTTCAAACTCCCCGACGGCTCGGTCCTCGCCCCGGACGCCGCTTTCCTCCTGGGCAAGAGGTGGCAGGCCCTCTCCCAAGAGGCGCGGGAAGGGTTTCCTCCCCTGGCCCCGGACGCGGTGTTTGAGGTGCGCTCTAGAAGCCAGGGCCTCGAGGAGCTCCGGGAGAAGGCGGCCTGGTACCTGGCGAACGGGGTGCGCCTCGTGGTCCTCCTGGACCCTTACCTCCACCGGGTGGAGGTCTTCCGCCCGGGAGGGGTGGAGGGCCACCAGGGGCCGGAACGGGTGCCCTTAGACCCCGGGCTTCCCGGCTTCGCCCTGGAAACCCGGGGCCTTTTCCTCCCTTGA
- the thrC gene encoding threonine synthase: MRPPLIERYRNLLPVSEKTPVISLLEGSTPLIPLKGPEEARKKGIRLYAKYEGLNPTGSFKDRGMTLAVSKAVEGGAQAVACASTGNTAASAAAYAARAGILAIVVLPAGYVALGKVAQSLVHGARIVQVEGNFDDALRLTQKLTEAFPVALVNSVNPHRLEGQKTLAFEVVDELGDAPHYHALPVGNAGNITAHWMGYKAYHALGKAKRLPRMLGFQAAGAAPLVLGRPVERPETLATAIRIGNPASWQGAVRAKEESGGVIEAVTDEEILFAYRYLAREEGIFCEPASAAAMAGVFKLLREGRLEPESTVVLTLTGHGLKDPATAERVAELPPPVPARLEAVAAAAGLL; encoded by the coding sequence ATGCGGCCGCCCCTCATAGAGCGCTACCGGAACCTCCTCCCGGTCTCGGAGAAGACGCCGGTGATAAGCCTCCTGGAGGGCTCCACCCCCCTCATCCCCCTTAAGGGCCCGGAGGAGGCGAGGAAGAAGGGCATCCGCCTCTACGCCAAGTACGAGGGCTTAAACCCCACGGGAAGCTTCAAGGACCGGGGGATGACCCTCGCCGTCTCCAAGGCGGTGGAAGGGGGGGCCCAGGCCGTCGCCTGCGCCAGCACCGGGAACACCGCCGCCTCCGCCGCCGCCTACGCCGCAAGGGCCGGGATTTTGGCCATCGTGGTCCTCCCCGCGGGGTACGTGGCCTTGGGCAAGGTGGCCCAGAGCCTGGTGCACGGGGCGAGGATCGTCCAGGTGGAGGGGAACTTTGACGACGCCCTGCGCCTCACCCAAAAGCTGACGGAGGCCTTCCCCGTGGCCCTGGTGAACTCCGTGAACCCCCACCGCCTGGAGGGCCAGAAGACCCTGGCCTTTGAGGTGGTGGACGAGCTCGGCGACGCCCCCCACTACCACGCCCTCCCCGTGGGGAACGCGGGGAACATCACCGCCCACTGGATGGGCTACAAAGCGTACCACGCCCTGGGCAAGGCCAAAAGGCTTCCCAGAATGCTCGGCTTCCAGGCGGCGGGGGCGGCCCCCTTGGTCCTGGGCCGCCCGGTGGAGCGCCCCGAGACCCTGGCCACCGCCATCCGCATCGGCAACCCGGCGAGCTGGCAAGGGGCCGTGCGGGCCAAGGAGGAGTCGGGGGGGGTCATAGAGGCGGTGACGGACGAGGAGATCCTCTTCGCCTACCGCTACCTGGCCCGGGAGGAAGGGATCTTCTGCGAGCCCGCAAGCGCCGCCGCCATGGCGGGGGTCTTCAAGCTGTTGCGGGAGGGTAGGCTTGAGCCGGAGAGCACCGTGGTCCTCACCCTCACGGGCCACGGCCTCAAGGACCCGGCCACCGCCGAGAGGGTGGCCGAGCTTCCCCCGCCCGTGCCCGCCCGCCTCGAGGCGGTGGCCGCGGCCGCGGGGCTTTTGTGA
- a CDS encoding ATP cone domain-containing protein, translating into MDEVFVRLRRGRWPLSKGLLVEALLPLGVPTEVAHALAHTVEERLKRLRRKGGVTPRTLRRIFLEEVERELGPEKARLLAKQTLPFEEIFVVEGRKQRPFSKGLLTRSLEDAGFSLREAHELAKAVERRLRLEGVRRIPAKRLEKVVAEEARRLYGPEAGERYRARLLYAGELFVEEAPGAPRVPFSKGILAQSLMAIGLSPDRAFRLAREMEVALHREGVQVIRRDELRRRVHQALLREAGEEMARRYLILRSLRKQPRPVHILIGGVTGVGKSVLASALAYRLGITHIVPSDAVREVFRVSLSKDLLPTLHLSTFEAWRALSPGLGLEGESYEVQVMRGFLDQVAKVAVGLKAIQERSALEGTSIVLEGVHVVPRFLQHPYQDRVFTIPMLVAVQDENLHRDRFLLRDRETGHARPKERYLQHFEEIRLIQNHLLRWAREEGIPVIPGEDLDEGIEKALEVLVAYLEAQGQRLEEAHA; encoded by the coding sequence GTGGACGAGGTTTTCGTGCGCCTGCGCCGCGGACGCTGGCCCCTTTCCAAGGGGCTTTTGGTGGAGGCCCTCCTTCCCCTGGGGGTCCCCACGGAGGTGGCCCACGCCCTGGCCCACACGGTGGAGGAGCGGCTCAAGCGCCTCAGGCGCAAGGGCGGGGTGACGCCCCGGACCCTGAGGCGGATCTTCCTGGAGGAGGTGGAGCGGGAGCTTGGGCCGGAGAAGGCCCGCCTCCTCGCCAAGCAGACCCTCCCCTTTGAGGAGATCTTCGTGGTGGAGGGCAGAAAGCAACGCCCCTTCTCCAAGGGCCTCCTCACCCGGAGCCTCGAGGACGCGGGCTTCTCCCTCAGGGAGGCGCACGAGCTGGCCAAGGCCGTGGAAAGGCGGCTCCGCCTGGAGGGCGTCCGCCGTATCCCCGCCAAGCGGCTGGAAAAAGTGGTGGCCGAGGAGGCCCGGCGCCTCTACGGCCCCGAGGCGGGGGAGCGCTACCGGGCCCGCCTCCTCTACGCCGGGGAGCTCTTCGTGGAGGAGGCCCCGGGGGCGCCCAGGGTCCCCTTTTCCAAAGGCATCCTGGCCCAGTCCCTCATGGCCATCGGCCTCTCCCCCGACCGGGCCTTCCGGCTCGCGCGGGAGATGGAGGTGGCCCTCCACCGGGAAGGCGTCCAGGTCATCCGCCGGGACGAGCTGAGGCGGCGGGTGCACCAGGCCCTCCTCCGGGAGGCGGGGGAGGAGATGGCCCGCCGCTACCTGATCCTGCGGAGCCTGCGCAAGCAACCCCGGCCCGTCCACATCCTCATCGGGGGGGTCACGGGGGTGGGCAAGAGCGTCCTCGCCTCGGCCTTGGCCTACCGCCTGGGCATCACCCACATCGTCCCCTCGGACGCCGTCAGGGAGGTCTTCCGCGTCTCCCTCTCCAAGGACCTCCTCCCCACCCTCCACCTCTCCACCTTTGAGGCCTGGCGCGCCCTCTCCCCCGGGCTCGGCCTCGAGGGGGAAAGCTACGAGGTCCAGGTGATGCGGGGGTTTTTAGACCAGGTGGCCAAGGTGGCCGTGGGCCTCAAGGCCATCCAGGAGAGGAGCGCCCTGGAGGGCACCTCCATCGTCTTGGAAGGGGTCCACGTGGTGCCCCGCTTCCTGCAGCACCCCTACCAGGACCGGGTCTTCACCATCCCCATGCTCGTGGCGGTGCAGGACGAGAACCTGCACCGGGACCGCTTCCTCCTCCGCGACCGGGAGACGGGGCACGCCCGGCCCAAGGAGCGCTACCTCCAGCACTTTGAGGAGATCCGCCTCATCCAAAACCACCTCCTGCGTTGGGCCCGGGAGGAGGGGATCCCCGTGATCCCGGGGGAGGACCTGGACGAGGGGATTGAGAAGGCCTTGGAGGTCCTGGTGGCCTACCTCGAGGCCCAGGGGCAGAGGCTGGAGGAGGCCCATGCTTGA
- a CDS encoding NADH-quinone oxidoreductase subunit 15 — protein sequence MSASSERELYEAWVELLSWMREYAQAKGVRFEKEADFPDFIYRMERPYDLPTTIMTASLSDGLGEPFLLADVSPRHAKLKRIGLRLPRAHIHLHAHYEPGKGLVTGKIPLTKERFFALADRAREALAFA from the coding sequence ATGAGCGCGTCTTCCGAGCGCGAACTCTACGAGGCCTGGGTGGAGCTCCTCTCCTGGATGCGGGAGTACGCTCAAGCGAAGGGCGTGCGTTTTGAGAAGGAGGCGGACTTCCCCGACTTCATCTACCGCATGGAGCGTCCCTACGACCTCCCCACCACCATCATGACCGCCTCCCTCTCCGACGGGCTTGGGGAACCCTTCCTCCTCGCCGACGTCTCCCCGAGGCACGCCAAGCTCAAGCGCATCGGCCTCCGCCTTCCCCGGGCCCACATCCACCTTCACGCCCACTACGAGCCGGGAAAGGGCCTGGTCACGGGGAAGATCCCCCTCACCAAGGAGCGCTTCTTCGCCCTGGCGGACCGGGCGCGGGAGGCTTTGGCCTTCGCCTAA